The DNA window TGACCCGGACTGAAGGGCGGCAGGTTCGGACGGGCGACCATGCGCCAGGGATCGCCTGGAAAGAGAATGCCGGCGAAGATCGCCATCAGCAGGATCGCAATCAGGATCAGCGCGCCGGCAACGGCGCCCGGATGCTTAAGGAACGAGCTTCGCAGCAACGCCATGGCCTCAAGCCCCCAGTTCTATGCGCGGGTCGGCGGCGACGTAGAGAAAATCCGCGACCAGGTTGATCACGACGACGATTGCCGACGTGATGAAGAAGATCGCCAGCAGGAGGTTGTAGTCCCGCTGCATGAGGGCATCGAAGGCGAGACGCCCGACGCCCGGCCAGGCGAAGACCGTCTCTATCAGGATCGAACCGCCGATCAGCTGCCCGGCCTGCAAGGAGGCGAAGGTGATGATCGGCAGCAGCGCGTTCCTCAGAACATGCTGGCGCCAGATCAGACCCGGTCTCAGGCCCTTGGCCCTGGCGGTGCGGACGAAATCGCGATCAAGCACGTCGAGCACCGAGGCGCGCGTCACGCGCATGTAGATGGCCATATAGAACAGGCCGAGCGTCAGGGCCGGAAGAATGAGGTGGACGGCCACATCCCCGACAAGCGAGAGATCCGAACCGCCCTCGCCCACCGTCTGCATGCCGTAGGATGGCAGCCAGTTGAGCCAGACCGAGAACAGCAGGATCGCCATCAGGCCGGTCCAGAACAGCGGCATGGCAAAGAACATCACCGAAATGCCGGTGAGCACAGTGTCGAGCAGAGTGCCGGCGTGCCGGGCGGCGATCGACCCAAGCGTAATGCCGGCCGCCAGCGCAAAGCCGAATGCCGTCACTGTCAGCAGCAGTGTCGCCGGCAGCCGTTCCGCGATGATGTCGATGACAGGGCGCTGGTCCCGGTAGGATTGGCCGAAGTCGAGACGCGCCAGCGATTTGGTGTAGATCCACAACTGCTCGGGAACAGAGCGATCGAGCCCGAGGTCATGGCGCAGTTCCGCGACAAAGGCCGGGTCGGCCGCGCCCTGGTCTCCGGCCAGGACCGATGCCGCATCGCCGGGTGCCAGCCGAAGCAGCACGAAGTTGAGGACGATAACGCCAAACAGAATGAGAACCGCGCGGGCAGCCCGTCCCGTCAGGAAACCAAGACGATCCATCCTCACCCAGCCCCGCGCCTATTTCGCCAGCCAGACGTCAGCGAAGTTTTCGTCGGTGCCGAGGCCTGTGGTGATCAGATCACGGACCTTGGTTCGGTAGAGCGTTGGAAAGACGATGTCGTGCGTCCAGACGAGCGGCACATCGGCGGAGATGATCTTCTGGGCTTGCGAGTAGAGCGCCTTGCGCTTGTCGAAGTCGTTCTCGTGCGCGGCGTCAGCCAAAAGCTTGTCGACGGCCGGGTTGGAATAGCCATGCACGTTACCACCGGTAGTGCCGGCATTGTCGCCTTCGAGCGTGGTGTAGGCGTAGCTGATGCCGATCGCCGGGTCGGGTGTGGTGTAGACGAAGTTCTCGGCAAGATCATAGTCGAAGGTGGTGAGCCGCTTGAACCAGCCCGGCACATCGGTCGCCACGATGTTGACCTTGATGCCGACAGGCGACAGCGCCTCGCGGATATATTCCGCTTCCCGCTGCCACAGCTCGCCATAGGGCAGCGGAACGAACTGCAGTTCGAAGCGCACGCCGTTGGCGTCGGGCTTCAGGCCGACCTCGTCGAGGAGGGCATTTGCCTTGGCCGGATCGAACTCATATTTCGTCTCGACCGATGTGTCCTTGAACCGCGACTGGCGCGACAGCGGACCGTTGGTCTCGTGGCCAAACCCGCCAAAGATCGTATCGATGATGAACTGGCGATCGATCGCATGCGCGATCGCCTGGCGGACACGCGCATCGTCGAGCGGCTTGTGGCGATTGTTGAGGTGGATATAGCCGACCGGCTGCAGAAATTCCCAGCCTGCCTCGGTCAACTGCACGCCATCGAGCCCGGCCAAGCGCGTGATGTCGAAGTTCTCGACGTCGCCGGCGCGCAGCACGTCGACCTGGCCGGTTTCGAAAGCGACGGCGCGGCTGTTGGCGTCAGGAATGACGTGGAAGAAGATGTCGTTCAGATGCGGCTTGCCGGCGTCCCAATAGTCGGGGTTGCGGACAAGGTGGATGAAGGACCCCTTCTTCCACTCGGCGAATTTGAACGGACCGGTGCCTATGAACTTGCTGTTTGCCTCGGCGGTGCGGAAGTCGCTCACCCCTTCATAGAGATGGGCCGGCAGCACGGCGGTGTTGTGCACATAGATGAAGGCCGGGTATGGCGCCTTGAGCGTGAACACCACGGTGTGGTCGTCCGGCGTGGCGATGTCCTTCACCTCCGCCAGATTGAGCCGCGAGCGGGCCTGAAGTGCGGGCAGAAATTTCTGGAAGCTGAACACCACGTCCTTGGCCGTGAAGGGCTGGCCGTCATGCCATTTGACATCGTGGCGCAGGTTGAAGGTGTAGACCAGGCCGTCATCGGAAATCGACCAGCTCTGCGCCAGCCTCGGAAGCGGCCTCAGGTCGGCCGAATAGGTCAGCAGACTCTCGTAGATCTTGTTGCCGACATAGGTCGTCGGGCCGAGACGATTGACGCCAACATTGACCGTCGGCGGCTCAGGCTGGACGATCAGGTTGAGCGTCCCGCCTGCCTGCTGTGCCGCTAGTCCGGCCAGCGTCAGGAGCGTGACTGCCACAGACAGCATGATGGTTCGCAAGAGGCGGGAGATCATCGTGAATTCACCTTGTCGAGTGATTGATCGCGGAGCCTGAGATGTCGCTCCGCGGGATAGTGTGGCTCCACCGAATGACGCGGCTGACCTGCCTCTTGCGAATTGCGGCGTGAGTTTGTGCACTAAGATTATAGACAAAGGGGATTATGGTAAGGGAACGCGCTTCATCGATGTCAGCCAGAGCGAATATTTTTCCCAATATCGGTGCTGAAATGAGAGCGAATTGCCTGATGACGGCCGGTCGTGGCTGGCTCGCCGGATCGCGCCATCTGGTTATGATATCGACGGCGAAGGTGCAGAGCACGAACGATACCGCGGCGAAGATCGTTGTCCCGATGACGACCGGAAAATCGCCTTCAAGCGCCGAGTTGATCGCCAGCCGGCCGACGCCGTCCAGTCCGAAGATGGTCTCGGTGACGATCGCTCCGCCCATGATGACGGCAAGCTCCAGGCCACCCAGCGTGATCACCGGATTGAGGGCGGCCTTCAACGCATGATCGTAGTAGACCCGCCATTCCGGAACACCCTTGGCGCGCGCGGTCCTTATGTAATCCTC is part of the Mesorhizobium loti genome and encodes:
- a CDS encoding ABC transporter permease translates to MDRLGFLTGRAARAVLILFGVIVLNFVLLRLAPGDAASVLAGDQGAADPAFVAELRHDLGLDRSVPEQLWIYTKSLARLDFGQSYRDQRPVIDIIAERLPATLLLTVTAFGFALAAGITLGSIAARHAGTLLDTVLTGISVMFFAMPLFWTGLMAILLFSVWLNWLPSYGMQTVGEGGSDLSLVGDVAVHLILPALTLGLFYMAIYMRVTRASVLDVLDRDFVRTARAKGLRPGLIWRQHVLRNALLPIITFASLQAGQLIGGSILIETVFAWPGVGRLAFDALMQRDYNLLLAIFFITSAIVVVINLVADFLYVAADPRIELGA
- a CDS encoding ABC transporter substrate-binding protein codes for the protein MISRLLRTIMLSVAVTLLTLAGLAAQQAGGTLNLIVQPEPPTVNVGVNRLGPTTYVGNKIYESLLTYSADLRPLPRLAQSWSISDDGLVYTFNLRHDVKWHDGQPFTAKDVVFSFQKFLPALQARSRLNLAEVKDIATPDDHTVVFTLKAPYPAFIYVHNTAVLPAHLYEGVSDFRTAEANSKFIGTGPFKFAEWKKGSFIHLVRNPDYWDAGKPHLNDIFFHVIPDANSRAVAFETGQVDVLRAGDVENFDITRLAGLDGVQLTEAGWEFLQPVGYIHLNNRHKPLDDARVRQAIAHAIDRQFIIDTIFGGFGHETNGPLSRQSRFKDTSVETKYEFDPAKANALLDEVGLKPDANGVRFELQFVPLPYGELWQREAEYIREALSPVGIKVNIVATDVPGWFKRLTTFDYDLAENFVYTTPDPAIGISYAYTTLEGDNAGTTGGNVHGYSNPAVDKLLADAAHENDFDKRKALYSQAQKIISADVPLVWTHDIVFPTLYRTKVRDLITTGLGTDENFADVWLAK